The window CCGATGCTGCAGACGTATTTGTCTGCGCGCAACTTGGCGATTGCCGCCGAGCAAATGGGGTTGGATACGGTGATGGCGCCGTGCAACGGCTGTTATCACAATTTGAAAAAAGCGGAATACGAGTTGGCAACCTCCAGCGATTCCTTGGCAACGGTGCAGGATTTGGCGAAGAAGGCAGATGATCCTGTCTACAACGGCAATGTGCGCACCGTGCACCTGTTGGAGTGGTTGATGGAAGAAGTGGGCGTGGACGGCATCAAGGAGCGCATTAGCAAAAATCTGCAAGGCATCAAGATTGCGAACTACTATGGGTGCATGTACACACGTCCGCGTCAGATTTATCCAGAAAAAGATAAAGGCCCTGGTTCCGAGTCCACCTACAAGCCGCACTTTATGGACGATTTGCTGGGTGCGGCGGGTGCGCAAAATGTCGATTTCCCGCTGAAAACGGCCTGCTGTGGTGGCGCGCACACCTTGTCCGACGCGGATACCTCTACGCAGCTGGTGCTTAATCTGCTGCAGGCGGCGGAAGACTGTGGTGCCGAGGTGATTGCGACCGAGTGCCCGACCTGCCATTCTGGTCTGGAAATGCACCAGGTGCGTGCTGAAAAAGTATTCGGTATCAAGACAAATGTAAAAATCATCTATTTCACCCAGCTGTTGGGCTTGGCTTTGGGCTTATCTCCCCGTAAGCTCGGTATACATGAGAACATCAGCGACTCGATCGATTTTCTAAAACAAAAAGGCGTGATTTAAAAAAATAGCCCCGGTGCCATGTCGCCGGGGTATTTGAGGGAAGGGGCATGACCTGTAACGGCTGCGAGTTTCATCCAGAGCTGTATTACGATAAAGATTTTCAGATTTGGATGGCGCAGGATGCTGACGGTTGCCTGAGGGTGGGAATGACCGATATCTCCCAAACCATCGCAGGTCGAATTTTGCATGTGCGGGTACGCAAACCCGGCACGCAGCGCACTGCGGGCAAGCCCATTGCGACGCTAGAGAGTGGAAAGTGGGCGGGTCCTGTCCCCAATCTGATTGACTGTGTTATCGAAGAGGGAAATCTGGCGGTTTTGCAAAAACCTGCGCTTCTGAATCAGGATCCCTTTGGTGCCTGGATTGCGAGGGTTCGACCAGCCGATCCCTCTGCCGATGTCTTTGCGCTGTTTGTGACGGGCGAGGAAGCGCAGCGCGGCTATTGCCTGCGAGCGCAGCGCGAAAATATTCATTGTGAGCGGAAATAAAGAGTGAATCCTGATCACTATTTGGACAATGACGAGCAAACTGTTCTGATCATCATGACTAGCGGCCCCAGCACACCGAAGCGTTGCGCGACGCCCTTCTTTCTGGGTTCTATCCTGGCGGCAATGGATGCTGATGTGAAGATTTTTTTCACTATGGAAGCGGTGAATTTGCTGAAAAAGGGTGTGGCCGAGAACCTGGTGGCGATGGAAGGCGGCAAGGTGATTATCGATTTCATTCGGGAATCCAAGCAGGCAGGCGTTAAACTGGTCTGTTGTTTGCCAGCGTTGCCAGGTTATGAAATCGATCCGGAAAAAGATCTGATTGACGAAGTGGATGACGTGGTTGGCGGCGGCGCACTGGCTGATTTGATCCTGAGTTCGGATAAGGTAATATCGTTTTAGGAATTCGAGTAGCGGACCTGGCGAATTTGTCCGGTCCAGTTTTTATAAAAAGCAAATTGGGAGGCAATCCATGGGTGATGTGCGCGGCTGTAAAATTCCAGACGATCTGAGCTACAGCGTTGATAACAACGTGTGGGTGCGCAAAGAGGCAGACGGCAACGTCACTGTTGGTATGACCTCGTATGCGGCATCGCTGGCAGGACAAATCGTCTCTTACACGCCTAAAAAAGTGGGCAAGGATGTCAAAAAAGACAAATCCTGCGCCACGGTGGAATCTGGCAAGTGGGTTGGTCCCGCCAAGTCTCCGGTGTCTGGCGAAGTAACTGCGGTCAATGATGCGGTATCTGCCAGTCCAGGCACCATCAATGCTGATCCATACGGAGCTGGCTGGTTGGTGAAAATCAAGCCTGAAAACTGGGATGGTGACTCCGCTGATCTGGTAACCGGTGCTGCGGCATTGGCTGCTTTTGAAGCGAAAATGAACGCCGACGGTTTCGCAGGCTGCAACTGATCAGCTCTGCGGGGCGGCTGGCCTAGCGCTGCCGCCCTCGTGTATCCGTTCAATCAAATCTGCGAAGGTGTTC of the Gammaproteobacteria bacterium genome contains:
- a CDS encoding DsrE family protein; amino-acid sequence: MNPDHYLDNDEQTVLIIMTSGPSTPKRCATPFFLGSILAAMDADVKIFFTMEAVNLLKKGVAENLVAMEGGKVIIDFIRESKQAGVKLVCCLPALPGYEIDPEKDLIDEVDDVVGGGALADLILSSDKVISF
- a CDS encoding glycine cleavage system protein H — encoded protein: MTCNGCEFHPELYYDKDFQIWMAQDADGCLRVGMTDISQTIAGRILHVRVRKPGTQRTAGKPIATLESGKWAGPVPNLIDCVIEEGNLAVLQKPALLNQDPFGAWIARVRPADPSADVFALFVTGEEAQRGYCLRAQRENIHCERK
- a CDS encoding CoB--CoM heterodisulfide reductase iron-sulfur subunit B family protein; translated protein: MAKVAYYPGCALEGSGGPYDRSTRAIVGALNLQMENLRDYNCCGAMEVKNVHPMLQTYLSARNLAIAAEQMGLDTVMAPCNGCYHNLKKAEYELATSSDSLATVQDLAKKADDPVYNGNVRTVHLLEWLMEEVGVDGIKERISKNLQGIKIANYYGCMYTRPRQIYPEKDKGPGSESTYKPHFMDDLLGAAGAQNVDFPLKTACCGGAHTLSDADTSTQLVLNLLQAAEDCGAEVIATECPTCHSGLEMHQVRAEKVFGIKTNVKIIYFTQLLGLALGLSPRKLGIHENISDSIDFLKQKGVI
- the gcvH gene encoding glycine cleavage system protein GcvH — translated: MGDVRGCKIPDDLSYSVDNNVWVRKEADGNVTVGMTSYAASLAGQIVSYTPKKVGKDVKKDKSCATVESGKWVGPAKSPVSGEVTAVNDAVSASPGTINADPYGAGWLVKIKPENWDGDSADLVTGAAALAAFEAKMNADGFAGCN